The sequence below is a genomic window from Opitutia bacterium.
ACCGAGTGTTCTTCAGCGGCACCACCGCATGGCTCCGTGACCGCGGCGAAATCGGCGTGCCGGTCGTGGTGCCCGGGCACCGCCTCGAGATCATCGGCACCGTTGTCGACTACTCGAAGGAGTTTCCCACCTCGGTGCCGTTCCCCGGCCTCCGGGTGAAACTGAATGGGAAAGAACTCGGCGCCATCTGGCCGGTGCGCGCGGGCGCCTTCCTGTGGCAATTCCCTCTGCCGGGAGGCGGTTTGCCAGAAAAGTCCGTCGTCACGCTGGAACTCGACGACGTTTATTGGAGCAACTGGCTTGCCTGGCTCGGGCGCGTGACGAAGCCGCTGAAGTTTCTGCCGTCGTCCCTCTACAAGCTGCTACAGGAATACCGCCTCCAGCGCCGCAATCGCTCGCTCGCGCTCGAGGCGCTGCGCGTCGACGGAAAGGAGCTCATTAATTTCCGTCTCGGCCATCTCACGCCGGCCCGCCCCTTCGTGCAGCAAAGTTGGAAGCCGGGCCTCAACGTCATCGGTCACTTCCGCGCCGCACTCGGAGTCGCCGAGATGGCGCGGTGCATGGTGCGCGCTGCTGACGCCGTCCAGCTGCCGACCGCACTCGTGGAGCTCAAGATCAACTGCCTGAACTCGCGCAACGACGACTCGTTCACCGCACGTCTGCAGGAGGAGAATCCGTATCCGATCAACGTCTTCCATCTCGACGCTCCGCAGGCCGAGGAAATCGAGCATCATCATGGCAAGGCCTTTCGCCAAGGCCGCTACAACATCGGCTTCTGGGCGTGGGAACTGACCGATTTTCCCGACAGCCGCGTGCGCCATCACCGCCTG
It includes:
- a CDS encoding glycosyltransferase family 4 protein; protein product: MFFSGTTAWLRDRGEIGVPVVVPGHRLEIIGTVVDYSKEFPTSVPFPGLRVKLNGKELGAIWPVRAGAFLWQFPLPGGGLPEKSVVTLELDDVYWSNWLAWLGRVTKPLKFLPSSLYKLLQEYRLQRRNRSLALEALRVDGKELINFRLGHLTPARPFVQQSWKPGLNVIGHFRAALGVAEMARCMVRAADAVQLPTALVELKINCLNSRNDDSFTARLQEENPYPINVFHLDAPQAEEIEHHHGKAFRQGRYNIGFWAWELTDFPDSRVRHHRLFDEIWCLSDFARTAIAAKLPKPVLTMPLAIDFPIPRGDFRAKFGLPARKFLFLFIYDLNSTQERKNPQAVIAAFKRAFPNPGSAGLVIKTHNPGLNPAEFAELQAQLADLPDAHLICDTLPRETVLELQQACDCFVSLHRAEGFGLGLAEAMFLGKPVISTDWSATTEFVTAANGFPIRYQLKTLERDHGPYARGQTWADADVEHAAHAMRQVVSDSALAQRLGQQGAADIRRLFSPAAIGRRYRQRLDAFSLW